The Chitinophagales bacterium genome has a segment encoding these proteins:
- the hemA gene encoding glutamyl-tRNA reductase produces MQHYKVVTISHKNTKVNRLKDYLITDEDESDYPISKLSLLKDSFDLDELFYLNTCNRVTFFFTSKEKVDNHFLRKLFLFINPNLNKDLIDLHISKAMVYEGKDAIEHIFAVVSSLESLVIGEREIIGQFKQAYANSKQYNLSGDSIRLAIEQAIVFAKKIHTETKIGEKPISVVSLAFRSLLENNIPSTANLLIIGAGQTNNLMANLLVKFGFENVSVYNRTLHKAEDLASRFKNGKAYSLEQLPNHQEAFDVIISCTGASYDVLNHSIFNKIYHNNKLVIVDLAIPQDIDTAITDLETVKYIDVASLETKAKENLQFRKNETYKAEALLEDFINVFNELFKERKLELALSEIPNEVKNIKETALTKAFKKEVATLDDNAKLVLESVMQYMEEKYIALPFKVSKESILNSSKY; encoded by the coding sequence GTGCAACATTATAAGGTTGTAACCATATCGCACAAAAACACTAAAGTCAATCGTCTAAAAGATTATCTTATTACAGACGAAGATGAAAGTGATTACCCTATTAGTAAACTTAGTTTATTAAAAGATAGCTTTGATTTAGATGAACTATTCTATTTAAATACTTGCAACAGAGTTACTTTCTTTTTTACTTCTAAAGAAAAAGTAGACAATCATTTCTTAAGAAAATTATTCTTGTTTATCAATCCAAATTTAAATAAAGATTTAATTGATTTACACATTTCTAAAGCAATGGTTTACGAAGGCAAAGATGCTATTGAACACATTTTTGCGGTAGTATCTTCACTAGAGTCTTTGGTAATTGGCGAAAGAGAAATTATTGGTCAGTTTAAACAAGCGTATGCCAATAGCAAGCAATACAATTTAAGTGGCGATAGTATTAGACTTGCAATAGAACAAGCTATAGTTTTTGCGAAAAAAATCCACACTGAAACTAAAATTGGAGAAAAACCTATTTCCGTAGTTTCTTTAGCATTTAGGTCTTTATTAGAAAATAATATTCCAAGCACAGCTAATTTACTAATTATTGGTGCTGGACAAACCAATAATCTAATGGCAAATTTGCTAGTTAAATTTGGTTTTGAGAATGTATCTGTTTACAATAGAACACTACACAAAGCAGAAGATTTAGCATCTCGATTTAAAAATGGCAAAGCATATAGCTTAGAACAATTGCCTAATCATCAAGAAGCGTTTGATGTAATTATTTCGTGTACTGGTGCAAGCTATGATGTTTTAAATCATTCTATTTTTAATAAAATTTATCATAATAATAAATTAGTAATTGTCGATTTAGCAATTCCGCAAGATATTGATACAGCAATTACTGATTTAGAAACTGTAAAATATATTGATGTAGCTTCTTTAGAAACTAAAGCAAAAGAAAATTTACAGTTTAGAAAAAATGAAACCTACAAAGCAGAAGCATTGCTAGAAGATTTTATTAATGTATTTAATGAACTCTTTAAAGAAAGAAAATTAGAATTGGCATTGTCTGAAATTCCTAATGAAGTAAAAAACATTAAAGAAACAGCTTTAACCAAAGCGTTTAAAAAAGAAGTGGCAACACTTGATGATAATGCAAAATTAGTTTTAGAAAGCGTAATGCAATACATGGAAGAAAAATATATTGCATTGCCATTTAAAGTATCTAAAGAAAGCATATTAAACAGTTCTAAATATTAA
- a CDS encoding LysM peptidoglycan-binding domain-containing protein gives MINNYNENKMKLVPSNVKIMKYNFLFLFTFLIANIGFSQSNKTYTVQLGNTMYSIAKQFNVSVDALSKANNNLKAEDLKLGQELIIPTEKKADKKIEHKTPSKNEHVVQAKETLYSISKQHNISVDDLKKWNSLSDNNITIGDTLIIGSKKTISNKKADVILSDEPSKKQLEVITTDSAIVVPKHPLFDNYQQQTTDKEIDKEEVTIAMMTTTNPAMKYAYYALHRTAPVGTILKITNLANGKVSYAKVLGILPDIDENKNIAARISLGVVNQLKTGSGKAYVKIEYAKQ, from the coding sequence ATGATTAATAATTATAACGAAAACAAAATGAAATTAGTTCCATCAAATGTAAAAATAATGAAATATAACTTTTTATTCCTATTTACTTTTTTAATTGCCAATATTGGATTTAGTCAATCTAATAAAACCTATACTGTACAATTAGGCAATACCATGTATAGTATTGCTAAGCAATTTAATGTTTCGGTAGATGCTTTGTCTAAAGCCAACAACAATTTAAAAGCAGAAGATTTAAAATTAGGACAAGAATTAATTATTCCTACTGAAAAAAAAGCAGACAAGAAAATAGAGCATAAAACACCATCAAAAAACGAGCATGTAGTTCAAGCTAAAGAAACACTTTATAGCATTAGTAAGCAACACAATATTAGTGTAGATGATTTAAAGAAATGGAATAGTTTATCGGACAATAATATTACTATTGGTGATACTTTGATTATTGGTTCAAAGAAGACAATAAGTAATAAAAAAGCGGATGTTATTTTAAGTGATGAACCAAGCAAAAAACAACTGGAAGTAATTACTACAGATAGTGCAATTGTAGTTCCAAAACATCCTTTGTTTGATAATTATCAACAGCAAACAACAGACAAAGAGATAGATAAGGAAGAAGTAACTATAGCCATGATGACGACAACTAATCCTGCTATGAAATATGCCTATTACGCTTTGCACAGAACTGCACCAGTAGGTACTATTTTAAAAATCACGAATCTAGCCAATGGTAAAGTTAGCTATGCCAAAGTACTAGGAATATTACCAGATATAGACGAAAACAAAAATATAGCTGCTAGAATTTCATTAGGTGTTGTAAATCAATTAAAAACAGGTAGCGGAAAAGCGTATGTTAAAATTGAATACGCAAAGCAGTAG
- a CDS encoding nodulation protein NfeD, translated as MQYIKSAILFLFITIAISGYAKSVPNIYQLQLKQEIDKGAVRLINRAIKDAEQQKADVFLLELDTYGGLLDAADEIRTTLLNTKLKTVVWINNNAASAGALISISCDSIYMSDGANIGAATVVDQNGEKVADKYQSYMRGLMRSTAETNGRDPKIAEAMVDEDLSVEGINDTGKILTFTTTEAIQFGYCEGKANDIQTVKDFLGMPDAKVTVHKVTTLDKLINFLLSPFINSILIMMIIGGIWFELKAPGIGFPLAIAILGAVLYFAPLYLEGLAANWEIAIFVIGLILIALEIFVIPGFGIAGVLGIIFVIGGLTLSLFGNLNFDIPGNAMSVISKALFRVSLTLVFGFILLTWLGGNIFNFPLFNKMVLQSEQKATEGYTINQTHSENLIGSIGTAYTDLRPAGKVVIGEDIYDAITEAEFILKEAPIKVIGISGYSLKVRKVS; from the coding sequence ATGCAATACATTAAATCGGCTATTTTATTTTTGTTCATTACAATTGCAATAAGTGGTTATGCAAAAAGCGTACCTAATATTTATCAACTGCAATTAAAGCAAGAAATTGATAAAGGTGCTGTTAGATTAATTAATAGAGCAATAAAAGATGCCGAACAACAAAAAGCCGATGTTTTTTTATTAGAATTAGATACTTATGGTGGATTATTAGATGCTGCTGACGAAATTAGAACAACTTTATTAAACACCAAATTAAAAACTGTAGTTTGGATTAACAACAATGCAGCTTCGGCTGGTGCATTAATTTCTATTTCTTGCGATAGTATTTATATGAGTGACGGTGCTAACATTGGTGCTGCAACTGTGGTAGATCAAAATGGAGAGAAAGTAGCAGATAAATACCAATCATATATGCGTGGTTTGATGCGTTCTACTGCGGAAACCAATGGCAGAGATCCAAAAATTGCAGAAGCTATGGTAGATGAAGATTTATCAGTTGAAGGAATAAATGATACTGGAAAAATATTAACTTTTACTACAACCGAAGCGATACAATTTGGTTACTGCGAAGGCAAAGCCAACGATATTCAAACAGTAAAAGATTTTTTAGGAATGCCAGATGCTAAAGTAACTGTACATAAAGTAACCACACTAGATAAATTAATTAACTTTTTGTTGAGTCCATTCATCAACAGTATTTTAATTATGATGATAATTGGTGGCATTTGGTTTGAATTAAAAGCACCAGGCATTGGTTTTCCTTTAGCCATAGCAATTTTAGGAGCAGTCTTGTATTTCGCACCTTTGTATTTAGAAGGATTAGCAGCCAATTGGGAAATTGCCATTTTTGTAATTGGATTAATACTCATTGCTTTAGAAATTTTTGTCATTCCAGGTTTTGGCATTGCTGGTGTACTCGGAATTATTTTTGTAATTGGTGGATTAACGCTCAGTTTATTTGGCAATTTAAATTTTGATATTCCAGGAAATGCGATGAGTGTGATTAGTAAAGCTCTGTTTAGAGTAAGTTTAACACTAGTATTTGGTTTTATACTGTTAACATGGCTTGGTGGAAATATATTTAATTTTCCTTTATTTAATAAAATGGTGTTACAGTCAGAACAGAAAGCTACCGAAGGTTATACCATTAACCAAACGCATAGCGAAAACCTAATTGGTAGTATTGGTACAGCATATACCGATTTAAGACCAGCAGGAAAAGTTGTTATTGGCGAAGATATTTACGATGCCATTACCGAAGCTGAATTTATTTTAAAAGAGGCACCAATTAAAGTAATAGGTATTAGTGGTTATTCTTTAAAAGTAAGAAAAGTAAGCTAA
- a CDS encoding 3-deoxy-manno-octulosonate cytidylyltransferase, with amino-acid sequence MKILAIIPVRFASSRFPGKPLANIAGKTMVERVFNQVEQVRGIDDIVIATDNKFIAQLALSFGAKVIMTSTEIKNGTERCAAVVEQLNDAYDFVINIQGDEPFIQPQQIEELIAIFDNEHQIFTQAKKISDKKNIDNKNIVKVDIKNNIAIDFSRTANYNYKHIGLYAYTTATLLAIAKLPPSAKEIARNLEQWRWLEAHYTIKVGLTNYTSKAIDVYEDLFLEW; translated from the coding sequence TTGAAAATTTTAGCCATTATACCTGTACGATTTGCTTCTAGCAGATTTCCTGGAAAACCTTTAGCCAATATTGCAGGAAAAACTATGGTAGAACGCGTTTTTAATCAAGTAGAGCAGGTGCGTGGTATTGATGATATTGTTATAGCTACTGACAACAAATTTATAGCACAATTAGCTTTAAGTTTTGGTGCAAAAGTAATAATGACATCTACTGAAATAAAAAATGGCACAGAACGATGTGCCGCTGTTGTAGAGCAATTAAATGATGCTTACGACTTTGTAATTAATATTCAAGGTGATGAACCATTTATACAACCACAACAAATAGAAGAATTAATTGCAATATTTGATAATGAACATCAGATTTTTACACAAGCAAAAAAAATATCAGACAAAAAAAATATTGATAATAAAAATATAGTAAAAGTAGATATTAAAAATAATATTGCAATTGATTTTAGTCGAACAGCAAATTATAATTATAAGCATATTGGTTTGTATGCATATACTACAGCAACATTATTAGCTATTGCTAAATTGCCACCAAGTGCAAAAGAAATAGCACGCAACTTAGAACAATGGCGATGGCTAGAAGCTCACTACACTATAAAAGTAGGTCTTACAAATTATACATCAAAAGCTATAGATGTTTACGAAGATTTGTTTTTGGAGTGGTGA
- a CDS encoding LEA type 2 family protein, producing the protein MKNKLNILFATLLVLISTLAFTGNDDKKSNKKQDNDIAIEVQDEQINKEPYLVETKDFKIQDFSLSTIDLGITCVIFNPYKVKVKVTEIVIDVFVEDKLLGTIFDDAEIIPVTKQSNFDLPVKISVKTGATLSKFSSTFWKLATGKQVRVDYKGYVKVKALGFIPVKVKINQTEYFDKSDIL; encoded by the coding sequence ATGAAGAATAAATTAAACATATTATTTGCAACACTATTAGTATTAATTAGCACACTTGCATTCACTGGTAATGATGATAAAAAATCTAATAAAAAACAAGATAATGATATTGCCATTGAAGTACAAGATGAACAAATTAACAAAGAACCCTATTTAGTAGAAACCAAAGATTTTAAAATTCAGGATTTCTCATTATCTACTATCGACTTAGGTATTACTTGCGTTATTTTTAATCCGTATAAAGTAAAAGTAAAAGTTACCGAAATTGTAATTGATGTTTTTGTAGAAGACAAATTGCTAGGTACAATTTTCGACGATGCTGAAATTATTCCAGTCACCAAGCAATCTAATTTTGATTTACCAGTAAAAATTTCAGTTAAAACAGGTGCTACACTAAGCAAATTTTCTAGCACTTTTTGGAAACTTGCTACAGGCAAACAAGTACGAGTAGATTACAAAGGTTATGTAAAAGTAAAAGCATTAGGTTTTATTCCAGTTAAAGTAAAAATTAACCAAACAGAATATTTTGATAAATCTGACATATTGTAA
- the htpG gene encoding molecular chaperone HtpG: MTTGTINVSVENIFPLIKKFLYSDHEIFLRELVSNATDATLKLKHLCNIGEAKVEYGNPIIEIKIDKDKKQLHIIDQGIGMTAEEVQKYINEVAFSGAEEFLNKYKDADKDAGIIGHFGLGFYSAFMVANKVEIITKSYKDEPAVHWSCDGSPNFTLEPSDKTDRGTEIILHINDDSLEFLEEGRIRALLMKYNKFMPIPIKFGSKEINDPTHEPQTITDEEGKETKEEHRKITVDDIINNPNPAWTKTPSELTDEDYKGFYHELYPMLFEEPLFHIHLNIDYPFNLTGILYFPKLSNNLQIQKDKIQLYQNQVFITDNVEGIVPDFLTMLKGVIDSPDIPLNVSRSYLQADGNVKKISSYITRKVADKLQELFNKDRADFESKWNDIKVVIEYGMLTEDKFFEKAQKFNLFPTVDNQYFTLDELKEKTKALQTDKDDNLVLLYASDKEKQHSYIETAKAKAYEVLLLDSPIITHLIQKLESENEKLSFVRVDADHIDNLIKKTDEKIIKLSEEEQKQLEESIKNTLNNTSYTIQIEGLDSDAVPFMITQAEFMRRMKDMQATGGGNMFMGNMPDMFNLIVNANHPLIEKIITTKDEAAQKQIIGQSIDLAKLSQGLLKGEALTNFIKRSYNLI; the protein is encoded by the coding sequence ATGACAACAGGTACAATAAATGTTTCCGTAGAAAATATTTTTCCGCTGATAAAAAAGTTCTTATACAGCGACCACGAAATCTTTTTAAGAGAATTAGTAAGTAATGCCACCGATGCTACATTAAAGCTAAAACACCTTTGTAATATAGGCGAAGCGAAAGTAGAATATGGCAATCCAATCATAGAAATAAAAATTGACAAAGACAAAAAACAACTACACATTATAGACCAAGGTATTGGTATGACTGCCGAAGAAGTTCAGAAATACATTAACGAAGTGGCTTTTTCTGGTGCAGAAGAATTTTTAAACAAATACAAAGATGCTGACAAAGATGCAGGAATTATTGGTCATTTTGGTTTAGGATTTTATTCTGCGTTTATGGTTGCCAACAAAGTAGAAATTATTACCAAAAGTTATAAAGACGAACCAGCAGTACATTGGTCGTGCGATGGTAGTCCAAATTTCACACTAGAACCAAGTGATAAAACCGACAGAGGAACAGAAATTATCTTACACATTAACGACGATTCTTTAGAGTTTTTAGAAGAAGGTAGAATTCGTGCTTTATTGATGAAGTACAATAAATTCATGCCAATTCCAATTAAGTTTGGTTCAAAAGAAATTAATGATCCAACACACGAGCCACAAACTATTACAGACGAAGAAGGAAAAGAAACGAAAGAAGAACACAGAAAAATTACAGTTGATGATATTATCAATAATCCAAATCCAGCATGGACAAAAACTCCATCTGAACTAACAGACGAAGATTACAAAGGATTTTATCATGAGTTATATCCAATGTTGTTTGAAGAACCATTGTTTCATATTCATCTCAACATCGATTATCCATTTAATTTAACTGGAATTTTATATTTTCCTAAATTATCTAATAATCTACAAATTCAAAAAGATAAAATACAATTATATCAAAATCAAGTATTTATTACAGATAATGTAGAAGGCATTGTTCCAGACTTTTTAACTATGCTAAAAGGTGTTATCGACTCACCAGATATTCCTTTAAATGTTTCTCGTTCTTATTTACAAGCAGATGGCAATGTCAAAAAAATATCATCATACATTACTAGAAAAGTAGCTGATAAACTGCAAGAGCTGTTTAACAAAGATAGAGCAGATTTTGAAAGCAAGTGGAATGATATTAAAGTAGTGATTGAATATGGTATGCTTACAGAAGACAAGTTTTTTGAAAAAGCACAAAAATTCAATTTATTTCCTACGGTAGATAATCAGTACTTTACACTAGACGAATTAAAAGAAAAAACCAAAGCACTACAAACTGATAAAGACGACAACTTGGTTTTATTATACGCATCTGATAAAGAGAAACAACACAGTTATATTGAAACAGCGAAAGCAAAAGCATACGAAGTACTGTTGTTAGACTCTCCTATTATCACACATTTAATTCAGAAATTAGAAAGCGAAAACGAAAAATTGAGTTTCGTAAGAGTTGATGCCGACCATATTGATAATCTAATTAAAAAAACAGACGAAAAAATTATCAAGCTGAGCGAAGAAGAGCAAAAACAACTAGAAGAAAGCATAAAAAACACACTCAACAATACAAGTTATACAATACAAATTGAAGGTTTAGATAGCGATGCTGTTCCGTTTATGATTACACAAGCTGAGTTTATGCGTAGAATGAAAGACATGCAAGCAACTGGTGGTGGTAATATGTTTATGGGAAATATGCCAGATATGTTTAACTTAATTGTCAATGCCAATCATCCGTTGATAGAAAAAATTATTACGACAAAAGATGAAGCAGCTCAAAAACAAATTATTGGTCAGAGTATCGATTTAGCAAAACTATCACAAGGACTGTTAAAAGGTGAAGCATTAACCAACTTCATTAAAAGAAGCTACAATTTGATTTAG
- a CDS encoding SDR family NAD(P)-dependent oxidoreductase: protein MVKKFKEKYGDVAIITGASSGIGKEFAYQIAAKGLDLILIARRKEELEKIKNDLVKSFSVNVEVLSIDLTQDGFQNEILEFIKDKNIGLLVNNAGMNCEGHFYRGSLPRNINMIKLNVEAPFILAYEVGKILTKQKRGGIIFTSSVSAFNAHPYLSHYAATKAYILSLAESLNYEFKGKNVDVLALCPGMTKSEMTKGMKEGPMLMEAKPVVEIALNSLGKEAFVVPGMINKTQVFLNTRILNRNLSKNLMGNMLKKILPGVK from the coding sequence ATGGTTAAAAAGTTCAAAGAAAAGTACGGTGATGTTGCAATAATCACTGGTGCATCAAGTGGTATTGGTAAGGAATTTGCTTATCAAATTGCTGCTAAAGGTTTAGATTTAATTCTTATTGCTAGAAGAAAAGAAGAGTTAGAAAAAATAAAAAACGACCTTGTAAAATCGTTTAGTGTTAATGTTGAAGTATTGTCTATAGACTTAACACAAGATGGTTTTCAAAACGAAATTCTTGAATTTATAAAAGATAAAAATATAGGTTTATTGGTAAACAATGCTGGCATGAATTGCGAAGGTCATTTTTATAGAGGTAGTTTACCACGCAATATCAATATGATAAAATTGAATGTAGAAGCTCCTTTTATTTTAGCTTATGAAGTTGGAAAAATACTAACTAAACAAAAAAGAGGTGGTATAATTTTTACTTCATCTGTAAGTGCCTTTAACGCACATCCATACTTATCTCATTATGCTGCTACCAAAGCTTATATTTTGTCTTTAGCAGAAAGTTTGAACTACGAATTTAAAGGCAAAAATGTAGATGTATTGGCATTGTGTCCTGGAATGACAAAATCGGAAATGACTAAAGGCATGAAAGAAGGACCAATGTTAATGGAAGCAAAACCAGTAGTTGAAATAGCATTAAACAGTTTAGGCAAAGAAGCTTTTGTAGTACCAGGCATGATTAACAAAACACAAGTATTTTTAAATACTAGAATCTTAAATCGTAACTTATCTAAAAATTTAATGGGCAATATGCTCAAAAAAATATTGCCTGGCGTAAAGTAA
- a CDS encoding M13 family metallopeptidase, with product MKKIVSILCAMLILTNVINAVPCKKKKKGAEKTENTPISVTEVADLAKVKPINPLELSSDIRPQDDFFEYVNSKWIAENPIPNDKSSYGAFHILDEESRNAIKTIMEEAKTSNPKMGSNEQKLKDFYIAGLNTDKINQQGLQPIQPLIDELNSVSTTQQLVKVMGEFQTMDIATPLAYYVGQDAKKSDEYIVYLVQYGLGLPDKDYYFRTDSNSVNILKKYEQYIESVFKNTNQSNAKEKAQTVLKIEKLLANAALSRVEQRDPERVYNKFSLEALEKTYPNYNWKTYFNELHINNQKEFVLEQTRHMQVFDSLLTAIPLEEWKDYQYFHLVSGLSSYLNSDLEDAKFNFYNKTLFGQQEKQPRWKTVIDNTNTYLRDIVGQEYVKRYFSENAKTRVTDLIKNLKLALADRIQQLDWMSDTTKTQALNKLNAINVKVGYPDKWKSYNGLNINQDAYVTNILNVRKFENQRGVDKLGKPIDRTEWGMGPQTVNAYYNPLMNEIVFPAAILQPPFFFEYGDDAVNYGGIGMVIGHEITHGFDDQGAQYDAEGNLKNWWTAADQANYDKKTKIFIDQYSGYYPIDSVPINGELTLGENIADLGGMLITYNALHKAIDGKKITTIDGFTPDQRFFINYAQIWRGHYRPEALKQRLYSDVHSPGKYRVNVVLKNLPEFYKAFNVKSGDEMYLPDAEKATMW from the coding sequence ATGAAAAAAATAGTTTCAATATTATGTGCTATGCTTATTTTAACTAATGTTATTAATGCCGTACCATGTAAAAAGAAAAAGAAAGGAGCAGAAAAAACTGAGAACACGCCAATATCTGTAACTGAAGTTGCTGATTTGGCTAAAGTGAAACCTATTAATCCGTTAGAATTGAGTTCGGATATTAGACCACAAGATGACTTTTTTGAGTATGTTAACTCAAAATGGATAGCAGAAAATCCAATTCCTAATGATAAATCGAGTTATGGTGCGTTTCATATTTTAGATGAAGAAAGTAGAAATGCTATCAAAACGATTATGGAAGAAGCTAAAACTAGCAATCCGAAAATGGGAAGTAATGAACAAAAATTGAAAGACTTTTATATTGCTGGATTGAATACGGATAAAATTAACCAGCAAGGGTTACAACCAATTCAACCATTAATTGATGAGTTAAATAGTGTAAGCACTACACAGCAATTGGTAAAAGTAATGGGAGAATTTCAAACGATGGATATTGCAACTCCTTTAGCATATTATGTTGGTCAAGATGCTAAAAAATCTGATGAATATATTGTTTACTTAGTACAGTATGGTTTGGGTTTACCAGATAAAGATTATTATTTTAGAACAGACTCTAACTCAGTTAATATATTAAAGAAGTACGAACAGTATATTGAGTCGGTGTTTAAAAATACCAATCAAAGCAATGCTAAAGAAAAAGCACAAACAGTTTTAAAAATAGAGAAACTGTTAGCCAATGCTGCTTTAAGTAGAGTAGAGCAAAGAGACCCAGAAAGAGTGTATAATAAATTTTCATTGGAAGCATTAGAAAAAACTTATCCAAATTATAATTGGAAAACTTATTTTAATGAATTACATATAAATAATCAGAAAGAATTTGTGCTAGAGCAAACTAGACATATGCAAGTATTTGATAGTTTGTTAACGGCTATTCCTTTAGAGGAATGGAAAGATTATCAATATTTTCATTTAGTAAGTGGTTTGTCTAGTTATTTAAATTCAGATTTAGAAGATGCTAAATTTAACTTTTATAATAAAACACTTTTTGGTCAGCAAGAAAAACAACCAAGATGGAAAACAGTGATAGACAATACCAATACTTATTTAAGAGATATCGTTGGACAAGAATATGTGAAAAGATATTTTTCAGAAAATGCAAAAACTAGAGTTACAGATTTAATTAAAAATTTAAAACTAGCTTTAGCAGATAGAATTCAACAATTAGATTGGATGTCTGATACCACAAAAACTCAAGCATTAAACAAATTAAATGCTATAAATGTAAAAGTAGGTTATCCAGATAAATGGAAAAGTTATAACGGCTTAAATATCAATCAAGATGCATATGTAACTAATATATTAAATGTAAGAAAATTTGAAAACCAAAGAGGCGTTGATAAATTAGGTAAGCCAATTGATAGAACAGAATGGGGAATGGGACCACAAACAGTAAATGCTTATTACAATCCGTTGATGAATGAAATTGTATTTCCTGCTGCAATATTGCAACCACCTTTTTTCTTTGAATATGGAGATGATGCTGTAAACTATGGTGGAATTGGTATGGTAATAGGTCATGAAATTACACATGGTTTTGATGATCAAGGTGCTCAATATGATGCAGAAGGTAATTTAAAAAATTGGTGGACAGCAGCAGATCAAGCTAATTATGATAAGAAAACAAAAATATTTATTGATCAATATAGTGGTTACTATCCAATAGATAGTGTGCCTATAAATGGAGAATTAACGCTTGGCGAAAATATTGCTGACTTAGGTGGAATGTTGATTACTTATAATGCATTACACAAAGCTATTGATGGTAAAAAAATAACTACAATAGATGGATTTACACCAGACCAAAGATTTTTTATTAACTACGCTCAAATTTGGAGAGGACATTACCGACCTGAAGCTTTAAAACAAAGATTATATTCTGATGTACACTCACCAGGAAAATATAGAGTAAATGTAGTATTGAAAAACTTACCAGAATTTTATAAAGCATTTAATGTGAAATCTGGAGATGAAATGTACTTGCCTGATGCAGAAAAAGCAACAATGTGGTAG
- a CDS encoding LysE family transporter: MLSAIIKGLFFGLSISLLIGPIVFALLETTIEKGRKTGFIFASGIWFSDIIYIIIVNLIFKTFTISTSTMKIGGIIGGFILVLFGISAWFSKRNTNNNYQLNFKKIGQAFAKGISINIFNPFVFVLWLSIYGMLLALNYTLLEKVAFYFAMLLTVALLDLFKIQLANILIKQLTTNKLVLVKKVAAVILILFGIVLIARVW; this comes from the coding sequence TTGCTAAGTGCTATTATAAAAGGATTATTTTTTGGTTTAAGTATTAGTCTTTTAATTGGCCCAATCGTTTTTGCATTGCTAGAAACAACTATTGAAAAAGGTAGAAAGACAGGTTTTATTTTTGCCAGCGGCATTTGGTTTAGTGATATTATTTATATTATAATAGTCAATTTAATTTTTAAAACCTTTACTATTTCCACTTCTACAATGAAAATAGGTGGTATAATTGGTGGCTTTATTTTAGTTTTATTCGGCATAAGTGCTTGGTTTTCAAAAAGGAATACCAACAACAACTATCAACTTAATTTTAAAAAAATTGGACAAGCTTTTGCAAAAGGCATCAGTATTAACATCTTTAATCCGTTTGTATTTGTATTATGGCTAAGCATATATGGTATGTTGCTTGCATTAAATTATACACTTTTAGAAAAAGTTGCCTTTTACTTTGCTATGCTTTTAACAGTTGCTCTATTAGATTTATTCAAAATTCAATTAGCTAATATTCTTATAAAACAATTAACAACAAATAAGTTAGTATTAGTAAAAAAAGTGGCTGCAGTAATTTTAATTCTATTTGGAATAGTATTGATTGCTCGAGTTTGGTAA